In Cellulomonas sp. Y8, the genomic stretch GGCACGCGACGCGTCCGCGATGCGCACGCCGTCGTCGCCGGCCATCTCCAGCCCGCACCGCCCGCACCGCGTCGCCGCGAGCGGGGCACCGCAGGCGGCGCACCGCGTGAAGTCGAGCAGCTGGCGCCGCAGCGCGTCGAGGGGGGTCGGTTCCACGAGCCGAGCGTGCCAGGTCGGGGGGCCACGGGGCGGCTCGTCCACAGTTCCTACCCAGGGTTTCACCACGTCGGACGCCCGCGACGGCCCGCGACCCCCGCCCGTTCGACGTGCCGACGGACCGCGTCCGCGACAGGGTGGAGCCGTCCCCCGTGACCGACGAGACACCGCCCCCGGGTGGCACGCGGGCAAGTCATGGGATGAATATGGCCTGACGACAACGACAGGAGTGATCCCGTGGCGCGCAGCAGCACGGTGGCCGACCAGCTCGTCGCCCAGGTGGTGGCGGCCGGGGCCAAGCACATCTACGGCATCGTCGGCGACAGCCTGAACCCGGTGGTGGACGCGGTCCGCCGCGCGCGGGCCGCGGGCGAGGACATCCAGTGGGTGCACGTCCGGCACGAGGAGGCCGCCGCGTTCGCCGCGGCCGCTGAGGCGGAGATCACCGGCGACCTCGCCGTCTGCGCCGGCTCCTGCGGCCCGGGCAACCTGCACCTCATCAACGGCCTGTACGACGCGAACCGCAGCCGGGTCCCCGTCCTCGCGATCGCGTCGCACATCCCGAGCGCGCAGATCGGCACCCAGTACTTCCAGGAGACGCACCCGGACCGGCTGTTCGTCGAGTGCTCGGTGTTCTCCGAGATGATCTCGTCCGCCGCGCAGGCGCCGCGGGTCATCCGCAGCGCGATCCACCACGCCTACGGCGCCCCGGGCGTCGCCGTGCTGACGCTCCCCGGCGACGTCGCGGACCTCGAGGCACCGCCCGCCGGCACCGACACCCTGGCCCGCCCGCGCAAGCCGCGCGTCGTCCCCGCCGAGGCCGACGTCGCCGCGCTGGCCGCCGCGATCGACGGCGCCAAGAAGGTCACGATCCTGGCCGGCGCGGGCGTCCGCGGGGCGCACGACGACGTCCTCGCCCTGGCCGACAAGATCGCCGCGCCCGTCGGGCACAGCCTGCGCGGCAAGGAGCACATCCAGTACGACAACCCGTTCGACGTCGGGATGACCGGCCTGCTCGGGTACGGCGCGCTCCAGGCGTCGATGGACGAGGCCGACCTGCTGATCCTGCTCGGCACCGACTTCCCGTACGACCAGTTCCTCCCCTCCGACGTCCGCACCGTCCAGGTCGACATCGAGCCGACCCGCCTCGGCCGCCGGACCCGGAACGACCTGGCGGTCGTCGGCGACGTGGGCGAGACCGTGCGCGCGCTGCTGCCGCTCGTCGAGCGGAAGAAGTCCCGCCGGTTCCTCGACCAGATGGTCAAGAAGCACGAGAAGGCGATGGGCGGGGTCGTCGGCGCCTACACCAAGGACGTCGAGCACCACCGCCCGATCCACCCCGAGTACGCCGCGGTCGTCCTCGACGAGGAGGCCGCCGACGACGCCGTGTTCACGGTCGACACCGGCATGGGCAACGTCTGGGCCGCGCGGTACCTCACGCCGAACGGCCGCCGCCGGGTCATCGGGTCGTTCCTGCACGGGTCGATGGCCAACGCGGTGCCGCACGCGATCGGCGCGGCGCTGGCCGCCCGGGACTCCGGCGCCGAGCAGAAGCACGTCGTGGCGATCGCGGGCGACGGCGGCCTGTCGATGCTGCTCGGCGAGCTCATCACCCTCGTGCACTACGACCTGCCGGTGAAGGTGATCCTGTTCGACAACGCGACGCTCGGCATGGTCCGGCTGGAGATGCTGGTCGACGGCCTGCCGAGCTACGGCACCGACTCCCCGGCGATCGACTACGCGGCGCTGGGTACCGCGCTCGGCATCCCGTCGGTGCGCGTCGAGGACCCGACCCAGATCCGGGCGGCGCTGCGCCAGGCGTTCGCGCACGACGGCCCGGCGCTGGTCGACCTGGTCACGGACCCGCGCGCGCTGTCGATCCCGCCGAAGATCACCCGCCAGCAGGTCAGCGGGTTCACGGCGGCGATGAGCAAGGAGATCCTCGGCGGCGGCATGGGCGAGGTCATGGCGATGGCCCGCTCGAACCTCCGCAACGTCCCGCGCCCCTGACCCTGCGCCGAGATCGTGGTCAGTGCAGGTCGCCGAGGGCGGCGCGGATCTCGCTCGTGATGACGGTCATCGCGCGCTCGGCGGCCTCGGGGTCGCGGCGGCGGACCGCCTCGGCCACGGCGGCGTGCGCGTCGAGCGCCTCCGCGCGCGGGCGGGAGGGCATGAGGCCGTGCCGGGTCCGACCCGCGAGGACCTCGGCGACCACCCCGGTGAGCGCGCCGAACATCTCGTTGCGCCCGGCGCGCAGCAGCAGCGCGTGGAACCGCTGGTCGACCTCGAGGAACTCGTCCAGCCGGCCGGCCTCGCCGAGCTCGCGGAGCCGCGCCATCAGGGCCAGCAGCTCGTCGACCTCCTCGGGGGAGGCGTGCCGGGCGGCGGCCGCCGCGGCGACGGGCTCGACGGCCGCGCGCAGCTCCGTGAGCGAGCGCAGCTGACCCAACCTCCCGGGGCCGGCGAGCCGCCACCGGATCACGCGCGGGTCGAACACCATCCAGTCGGACGACGGCCGCACGACCAGCCCCACCCGGCGCCGCGACGTCAGCAGCCCGAGCTGCTCGAGCGAGCGCATCGTCTCCCGCGCCACGGTCCGGGACACCCCGAACCGCTGCTGCAGCTGCTCCAGCGTCAGCACCGTGCCGGCGGGCAGCAACCCGCCGGTGATCTCCGCGCCGATCGCCTCCAGCACCGTGCTGTGCAGCACCTCGACCGCCAACGTGCTCTCCTCCTGCCACCCACGGGGGCGTCCCCTCGACGCGCGACCCCCGGTCGGCCGTGCCAGGGTCGCACACGGGTCGGGAGCGGCCTCGCTGCTCGCCCCGCGTTCACACAGGTGTGATCTTTGGGTTTCAAAGGTCGCATCTTTATGGCACAGTGTCCACACCCTCGGGGCGGCCCCGGGGGTTGCCGGACGCAGCACCGCCGCCCGGACGACGACGTCAAGGAGGACAGGTATGCCGGAGGTCCAGCACCTCGTGATCATGGGTGTCTCGGGGTCGGGGAAGACCACGACCGCGCAGATCCTCGCCGACCGTCTCGCCTGGCCGTACGCCGAGGCCGACGAGTTCCACCCCCAGGCCAACATCGACAAGATGTCCGCGGGCACCCCGCTGACCGACGAGGACCGCTGGCCGTGGCTGCGCGCCATGCGGGACTGGCTCACCGAGCAGTCCCGCGCCGGCCGGTCGACCATCGTCACCTGCTCCGCGCTGCGCGTCGCCTACCGCGACGTGCTGCGCGAGGCCGAGGGCCGCGTCCGGTTCGTGCACCTGCAGGGCACGATCGAGGCGATCGGCGAGCGGATGTCCGGCCGTGCCGGGCACTTCATGCCGACCTCCCTGCTGCCCTCGCAGTTCCAGACCCTCGAGCCGCTCACCGACGCCGAGGACGGCGTGCACGTGCCGGTCGAGGTCTCCCCCCAGTCCGTCGCCGACGCCGCCCTGCGCGAGCTCGGCATCGACCCCGCCACCGCACGCGCCGACGCGGCGCCGGCGACCTCCCCCCAGGAGTCCTGATGCTCTCCCTCCCGTCCGCAGCACCGCTGCTGCTGGCCGCCGCGGCCGAGGACGCGGCGCCCGCCGTCTCCGACACCCGGCTGATCGTCGCCGCCGTCGTCGGCATCGCGGTGATCGTCGCGCTGATCGTCTGGGTGAAGCTGCACCCGTTCCTCGCGCTCATGCTCGGCGCCGGCGTGCTCGCCGTGGCCGCCGGCCTGCCCTACGTCGACGCCTTCACCTCGTTCACGAAGGGGCTCGGCGAGACCGTCGCCGGCGTCGGCATCCTCATCGCCCTCGGCGCGATCATCGGCAAGATGCTGATCGACTCCGGAGGGGCCGACCAGATCGTCGACTCGATCCTCGCGCGGACGCCGGTCCAGCGGCTCCCGTGGGCGATGGCGTTCGCCGCGTTCATCATCGGCATCCCGCTGTTCTTCGAGGTCGGCGTCGTCCTGCTGATCCCGGTCGTCATGCTCGTCGCGCGCCGGTCCAAGGTGTCGATGATCGTCGTCGGCATCCCGGCCCTCGCCGGCCTGTCCGCGCTGCACGGCCTGGTGCCGCCGCACCCCGGCCCGCTGATCGCGATCGACGCCCTCGGCGCGGACCTCGGCCTGACCCTCGGCCTCGGACTGCTGGTCGCGATCCCGACCGTCGCGGTCGCCGGCCCGCTGCTCGCCAAGCCGATGGCCCGCTGGGTCCCGCTCGACCCGCCGACCGAGATCCTCGGCGGCTCGGAGCGCGCGGACGACGCCCGCCGCCCGTCGTTCGCCACCGCGCTGACCGTCGTGCTGCTGCCGGTCGTCCTCATGCTGGCCCGCACCCTCGCCGAGACCGTCGGGTTCGAGGACTCCGGGTTCGGCCAGGTGCTCGACTTCGTGGGCACCCCCCTGGTCGCGCTGCTCATCACCGCGCTGGTGTCGCTGGTCCTGCTCGGCACCCGCCAGGGCCGCGACCGCAGCATGGTCAGCAAGCTCGTCGACTCCTCGTTCGCCCCGATCGCGAGCATCCTGCTCATCGTCGGCGCGGGCGGCGGCTTCAAGCAGACCCTCGTCGACTCCGGCGTCGGCGACGTCATCGCCAAGGGCCTGGCGAACGCGCCGATCTCGCCGCTGCTCGCGGCGTGGCTGGTCGCCGTGCTGATCCGCGTCGCCACGGGCTCCGCGACCGTCGCCACCGTCACCGCGGCCGGCATCGTCGCGCCGCTGGCCGAGGGCCTCTCCCCGACGCACGTCGCGCTCATGGTGCTGGCGATCGGCGCCGGCTCGGTGTTCCTGAGCCACGTGAACGACGCCGGGTTCTGGCTGGTCAAGGAGTACTTCAAGATGACCGTCGGCCAGACGTTCAAGACCTGGTCGCTCATGGAGTGCGTCCTGTCGGTGACCGCCCTGGTGGTGGTCCTGCTCCTGAGCCTGGTCATCTAGCCTGGGGGTGCGCATTCCGCACGGCCCGGGGACGGCGAGGACGCCGACCCCGGGCCGCGCCACCTCAGCCGCGATCCAGCAGCCGCCGCCCCGCGCGGCAGCGCCCCGCGGTCGAGGAGGACCCGTGCCCAGCGCCAGCACTGCCGTTCCCGTCCCTGCAGGACCCGTCTCCGTCCGGCGCGGGATCGCCGACCGCTGGCGGGACCTCGGCCGACCACCCCGGCTGATCGGCCTGGACGTCGCCCGCGCGCTCGCCGTCGTCGGCATGGTCGCCGTGCACGTCGGCCGCGTGCCGGAGCTGACCTGGTCCCGGCCGGCCACCTGGGGCGGGATCTCCCACGGCCACTCCGCGCTCCTGTTCGCGTTCGTCGCCGGGATCTCCGTCGCCCTGTCGACCGGTCGACGCGACGTCCCGGCCGGTGACCGTCTCCGCACCGCGCGGCTCGCGCTCGTGGGCCGGGCGCTGGTGGTCCTCGCCATCGGGCTCGTGCTCGAGCTGCTCGGGTCGCCCGCCTCGGTGATCCTGCCCGTGTACGGCGTGCTGTTCGTCGCGCTGACCCCGGTCCTCGGCTGGACCCCGCGCCGGCTGGCGGTGGCGGCGGTGACGGTGGCCCTGGTCGGGCCCGCGCTGGTCACCGGGGCGACCACGCTCGCTCTCGGCGGGGCGGGCGGCCCCGGGATCAGCCTGCTCGTCGTCGGCGTGTACCAGGCGACGACGTGGTGGCCGCTGCTCCTCGCCGGCATGGCGCTCGGGCGCTGCGAGCTGGGCTCGCCCCGGTTCGCGGCGGGGCTGCTCGTCGGCGGCGTGCTGCTGGCCGTGCTCGGGCACGGTCTCGGCGCCGCGGTCGGCACCGGCGCCGTGAGCGCGGGCGAGGACCTCCCGGCGTCGGAGAGCTTCGCGATGGACGCGCAGGGACGCGTGGTCGGTGAGGACGGCGACGCCCAGGAGGAGTCGCCCGGCGCGCTGCCGAGCTATCGCGAGCGCCTCCTCGAGGACACCGACCTCGGCACCCTCACCGCAGCCGCCCTGTCCTCGGCGCCGCACTCCGGCGGCACTCTCGAGATCGTCGGCGGCGGTGGCGTCGCCGCGGCGGTGGTCGGCGCCTGCCTGCTCCTGGGGCGGCCGCTGCGGCCGGTGCTCGTCCCGCTCGCCGCCGTGGGCTCGATGCCCCTGACCTGCTACGCCGTGCACGTCGTCTCGCTCGCCGTGCTCATCGCACCGGGCGGCCTGCGGATGCCCCTGCTGGCCGACGACGGGAGACCCACCGGCCACGGGACCTTCCTGTGGTCGGTCGCCGTGGCGCTCGTGGGCTGCACCGCCTGGGCCCTGACGCTCGGGCGCGGGCCGCTGGAGCGGCTCACCGCCCGCGGGGCCCGCGCACTGGCCCGCTAGCCCGTACCGGGTCCGCCGGGGCCGGCGACGGACCCGGTACGGGCTCGGCCCAGCGGCTCGAGCGGCGTGGTCGCGGGGCCCTCCAGGGGCGCGCCGTCCGGGGCGAACCGGCTGCCGTGCAGCGGGCAGTCCCAGGACCGCTCGACCTCGTTCCAGGTCACGACGCCGCCGAGGTGCGTGCACACGCCGGACACCCGCCGGGTGACGCCGCCGACGGTGCACACCGCCTCCGGGCGCACCCCCGCGCGCTCGACACCGCCCTGCCCCTCCGGCGGGGCGGCGCGCGTCCCGGCCCCGGCGCGCGGGGCGGTCCAGCCGCCCGCGAGCCACCGCGCGACCGAGGCGTTCAGCCGCGCGGCGTCCCCGAGCCCGGTGAGCTCGTGCCGGCCCCACGGCCGCCAGGACTCCGCCCAGCGCGGGGCGCGGTCGTTGAGGATGTCCGCCGCCAGCACGAGCGCGGCGGCCACGGCGGTCGTCATGCCCCACTTCGCGTAGCCCGTGGCGACGTACAACCGCGGGTCGAGCGGCAGCAGCCGGCCCACCAGCGGCAGCCCGTCGGTCGTCGCGTAGTCCTGCGCCGACCACACGTGGGTCAGCTCGGCACCGGGGACGTGCGCCCGGGTCCAGTCGACGAGCGCGCGCACCGACTCCCCCGTCTTGGGCCGCCGGCCCACGGGGTGCCCCGCGCCGCCGACGAGCAGCAGGTCCGGCACCGCCGCGCCGACCGGGGTCGCGGAACCGCCCGGGACGGCCGGACCCCGCACCAGCCCCGCCCCCGCGAGGGCCGGCACGGAGCGCACCGACCGGGTGTCGGCGTCGACGGAGAGCGCCATGCTCGTCGGCGGCGGCTCCGGCACCCGGAACGCGCACAGGTACGACCGCAGGGCGTGCAGCCGCGCGAACGCCCCGCCGCGGTCGAGGATCGGCGTGCCCGTCGCCAGCACCACCGCGTCCGCGGCGACGTCACCCGCCGTGGTCCGCAGCACCGTGCGCCGGCTCAGCCCGCCGAGCTCGGCGCCGTGGTGCATCCCGAGCACCCGGACCCCCTCGGCGATCCGACCGCCGCGCCCGACGACGTCGGCGGCGAGGGCGCCCAGCACGTCCAACGGGTCGACCTGCGCCTGGTCCGCGAGGCCGATCGCGCCGGTCACCGGCAGCGGCAGGTCGGTGCGCCGCCGCCAGCCGACCGGCACCCCGGCGCGTCGGGCGGCCTCGAGCTCCGCCTCGACCCGGGCACGCCCCTCGGCGGTGGTCGCGAAGGTCAGGGCCTCGCGCCGCTGGTAGGGCACCCCGTGGTCGTCGAGGTAGCGCAGCAGCCAGTCCATGCCCTCGGCGCTGCCCTCGGCGTACGCGGCGACCACGCGGTCCTCGTGGCGCTCGGCCAGCGAGGCGAGCCGGTCGCCCTGCAGCAGGCTCACCTTCGCCGTGCTGCGCCCGGTGGTGCCCGCGCCGACCGCGCGGGCCTCGAGGACGAGGACCCGGCAGCCGGCGCGGGTCAGCAGCAGGGCCGTGGTCAGCCCGGTGAGCCCGGCGCCGACCACGACCACGTCGGCAGGCTCGTCGCCGGGGTGCGGCACCTCCCCCGGCGCGCGGTGGTGCGGGTGGGACGCGGGCTCGCGCCGGTCCCACCACAGCGACGTCCGGGCGACCACGACGCCCTCCCGCTCAGGGCCCGCTACGCCCCGGGCGGGGTGACCGGCGTGGTCGGGGTCGTCCCGGCCGGCGGGGTGGTCCGCGTCGCGCCGGTCGTCCCGGTCGCGTCGTCGTCGGACGTGCGCGACACGGCGCTCTTCACCGCGTCGACGGCCTTGTCCTTCAGCGCGGCGCCCTGGTCCTTCGCGAACCCGGTGGCCTTCGACTCGAGGTCGTCGACCGTCGACTGGACCCGCGGGTCGTGCCACGCGTCGGACGCCCAGCCCTTGATCTTCTCGAACTGCGCGCGACCCGCGCGGGTCCCGAGCACGTAGCCCACGCCCGCGCCGAGGACGAATGCCAGCTTGCCCTTCATGCCTGACCTCCCGAGATGTCCTGGTGGTCCGATCGAGCCTAGGGGCGGGGGTCGTCGCGCGCCCGGCGAGGCGCTCGCCGCGCGCGACCGCCCGCGCGGGAGCACAGTGTGCCGCGGAGGGGGTGGTGCCCCGTGGCGGAGTCCACGCAGGTGAGCCGGGACCAGCAGCCCGCGCTCAAGCGCTCGATCGGCCGGACCGTGCTGCTGCTGTTCGTCGTCGGGGACATCCTCGGCGCCGGGATCTACGCGCTCACCGGGACCGTCGCCGCCGAGGTCGGCGGGGCGATCTGGCTGCCGTTCCTGCTCGCGTTCGTGCTGGCCGCGCTCACCGCGACCGCCTACGCCGAGCTGGTCGCGCGGTACCCGCGGGCGGCCGGTGCCGCGCTGTACGCGAACCGCGCCTTCCGCCGGCCGTTCCTCACCTTCCTGGTCGCGTTCGCCGTGATGATGTCCGGCATCACCAGCGCGTCGGCCGCCGCCCGCGCGTTCGGCGGGGACTACCTCGCCGAGCTGCTGCCGTTCGGCGTGCCGACCGTGGTCGCCGCGTGGGTGTTCCTCGGGCTCATCACGCTCGTGAACGTCCTGGGCGTCTCGGAGTCGGTCCGGGTCAACGTCGTGCTCACGCTGATCGAGGCGACCGGGCTGCTGGTCATCATCGGCATCGGCGTGGTCGCGCTGGTCCGCGGCGAGGGCGACCCGGGTCGCGCGCTGGAGCTGAACACGGAGGGCGCCGCGTGGATGGGCGTCCTGGGCGGCGCGGCGCTGGCGTTCTACGCGCTGCTCGGGTTCGAGGACTCGGTCAACCTCGCGGAGGAGGCGAAGCACCCGCGGCGCGACTACCCGCGGGCGCTGTTCGGCGGGCTCGCGATCGCCGGCGCCATCTACCTGGCCGTGGCGTTCACCGCGTCGATGCTGGTGGAGACGGACGTGCTCGTCGGGTCGACGGGGCCGCTGCTCGAGGTGGTGAAGGTCGCCGGGCTGGTCTTCCCCGCGTGGCTGTTCGCGCTCATCGCGCTGCTGGCCGTGATGAACACCGCGCTGATCAACATGATGATGGCCTCGCGCCTGGTCTACGGGATGGCCCGGGAGCGGATCATCCCCGCCCTGTTCGGGCGGGTGCAGGCGCGGCGCCGGACCCCGGTGGTCGCGATCGCGTTCACCGTGGTGCTGGCCCTGACGCTCACCGCGACCGGCGACCTCGGGGACCTCGCGGACACCACCGTCCTGCTCCTGCTGCTGGTGTTCGCGGTGGTGAACGTGGCGGTGCTGGTGCTGCGCCGCCGCCCCGTCTCGGGCCCCGACGGCGACGACGACGAGCCCGAGCGGGTCGAGGGCGACTCCGCGCGGTCGTTCCGGGCCCCGACCTGGGCGCCGGTGGTCGGCGCGGTGGTGTCGCTGGTCCTGGCGTCCCCGCTGACCGGGCGGGAGGGGTCGGTGTACCTGCGGGCCGCGGTCCTGCTGGCGATCGGCGTGGTGCTGTACGTGGTGAACCGGCTGGTGGTGGGGAGGGTCGACGCGGACGACTCCGCGCTGGCAGGCTGACGACGCATGTCCGACGTGACGTTCCTCGACCGCGTCGCCGGCACCCTGGCAGCCCTGCCCGGGGTGGAGGCGGTGTCCCTGGGCGGTTCTCGCGCGCACGGCACCGCGCGGCCGGACAGCGACTGGGACCTCGCCGTGTACTACCGGGGCACGTTCGACCCGCAGCACCTCCGGGACGTCGGCTGGGACGGCCACGTGTTCGAGGTCGGGGGCTGGGGCGGCGGCGTCTTCAACGGCGGGGCGTGGCTGACCGTCGAGGGCCGGCGGGTCGACGTGCACTACCGGGACCTCGACGTCGTCGAGCGGGAGGTCGACCGGGCGGGGCGCGGGGAGTTCGACGTCGAGCCGCTGCTGTTCCACCTCGCCGGGTTCCCCACCTACGTCGTGGTCGCCGAGCTGGCCGGGCACCGGGTGCTGCGCGGCACGCTCCCCCGGCCCGGGTTCCCCGCGGCGCTGCGCCGGACCGCACCGGAGGTGTGGGGCGCGCGGGCCGACTTCACGCTCGACGGCGCCGAGCAGCACGCGCGCGCCGGGCGGGTCGCGCAGTGCGCGGGGCTGGTCGCCGTGGCCGTCACGCAGCGCGCGCACGCGGTGCTCGCGGGGCGCGGCGAGTGGGCCACCAACGAGAAGCGGCTGCTGGACCGGGCCGGGCTGCGCGGGGTCGACGACCTGGTGCTGGGGCTGGCGCCGGAGCCCGAGGCGCTGCTGGCCGCGGTGGCGGGGGCGCGGAGGCTGGGCGGGGGCTGACCCGCGGTGGGTCTCCCGCCCGGGCAGGTCAGGGGCGTACGGTCCGGGGATGACGACGCCGAAGGTGCCCAAGGACGTGTACGAGGCCGAGCTGTTCCGCCTGCAGTCCGAGCTCGTCACCCTCCAGGAGTGGGTGCGGTCGACGGGGACCCGGGTGGCCGTGGTCTTCGAGGGCCGGGACGCGGCCGGCAAGGGCGGCACGATCAAGCGGATCTCCGAGTACCTCAGCCCCCGCGTCGCGCGCATCGCCGCGCTGCCGGCGCCCACCGAGCGCGAGCGCACCGAGTGGTACTTCCAGCGGTACGCCGCGCACCTGCCCGCGGGCGGCGAGATCGTGCTGTTCGACCGGTCCTGGTACAACCGCGCGGGCGTCGAGAAGGTCATGGGGTTCTGCACCGACGAGGAGCACGCGCTGTTCCTCCGCCAGGCCCCGGTGTTCGAGCGGATGCTCATCGACGACGGCGTCCTGCTGCGCAAGTACTGGTTCTCGGTGTCGGACAAGGAGCAGCTCCGGCGGTTCCGGTCGCGGCTGGACGACCCGGTCCGGCGGTGGAAGCTGAGCCCGATGGACCTGGAGTCGATCGCCCGCTGGGAGGACTACTCCCGGGCGAAGGACGAGATGTTCGCGCACACCGACACCCCGGACAGCCCCTGGTACGTCGTGGAGTCCGACATCAAGCGGAACGCCCGGCTCAACATGATCGCCCACCTGCTCTCGACGATCCCGTACCGCGAGGTGAAGCAGCAGAAGGTGAAGCTGCCCAAGCGGCCGCCCGCCGACGACTACCAGCGGCCGCCGCGCGAGCTGTTCACCTCGGTGCCGGACCACGCGGCGCGCCTGGCGGGCGACCCGGAGGCGGACGCCTGACCCGCGCCGCCCGCGCCGGCGGTAGCGTCCCGCCCGATGACCACGACCCCGGCGACCCCGCCCGCCATCGCCCCCGACGACCCGCGCTCCGCCGACGTGCACGCCCTGCTCACCCGGCACCTGGAGCTCATGCACGCCCAGAGCGCCCCGGAGGACGTGCACGCCCTCGACGTGGCCGCGCTCACGGCGCCGCACGTCACGTTCGTGAGTGCCCGCGACGGGGCCGGCGGGGTGCTGCTGGGCGTGGGGGCGCTCGCCGAGATCGCCCCCGGGCACGGCGAGATCAAGTCCATGCACACCGCGGAGGCCGCCCGCCGCCGGGGGGTGGCGGGCTCGCTGCTCGCGCACCTGGTGGGCCTCGCGGTCGACCGGGGCTACGCGCGGGTCAGCCTGGAGACCGGCAGCGACGAGCACTTCGCCGCCGCCCGCGCGCTCTACACCCGCGCGGGCTTCGCGGAGTGCGAGCCGTTCGCCGCCTACGCCCCGAGCGCCGCCTCGACGTTCCTGACCCTCGACCTGGCCGCCGGGCGCTGATCGCGGCGCGGGCCTGCCGAGGTCGTCGGTTCCGCGCACGGGCGCGGCGTGTCGTGCCGCGTGTCGCGGCGCAACCGGCGACCTCGGCCGGGCCCCGGCCTCAGGCCAGGTCGCGCGGCGGGCGGTAGCGGAAGTCCCGGTCCGCGTCCGTGATCTCCCGGAGGACCCGCGCCGGGACGCCCCCGACGACGGTGCGCGGCGGCACGTTCCCCGTGACGACCGCGCCCGCGGCGACGACCGAGCCCTCGCCGACCGTCACGCCCGGCAGGATCGTCGCCCCGGCGCCGATCCACACGTCGTCCTCGATCCGCACCGGCGCCGAGAACTGCGTGCCGTCCCGGCGCAGGTCCGGGTGCACCGGGTGGCCGGTGGTGATGACGGTGACGTTCGGCGCGACCATGACCCGGCTGCCGACGTGCACCTCGACGTCGTCGACCAGCGTCAGGCCGACGTTCACGTACACGTCGTCGCCGAGGTGCACCCGGCTGCCGTACATGACGCGGAGCGGCGGCTCGACCCACACCCGCTCGCCCATCGAGCCGAACAGCTCCCGGAGGGTCTTATCCCGGCCCTG encodes the following:
- a CDS encoding FadR/GntR family transcriptional regulator, whose amino-acid sequence is MAVEVLHSTVLEAIGAEITGGLLPAGTVLTLEQLQQRFGVSRTVARETMRSLEQLGLLTSRRRVGLVVRPSSDWMVFDPRVIRWRLAGPGRLGQLRSLTELRAAVEPVAAAAAARHASPEEVDELLALMARLRELGEAGRLDEFLEVDQRFHALLLRAGRNEMFGALTGVVAEVLAGRTRHGLMPSRPRAEALDAHAAVAEAVRRRDPEAAERAMTVITSEIRAALGDLH
- a CDS encoding gluconokinase — encoded protein: MPEVQHLVIMGVSGSGKTTTAQILADRLAWPYAEADEFHPQANIDKMSAGTPLTDEDRWPWLRAMRDWLTEQSRAGRSTIVTCSALRVAYRDVLREAEGRVRFVHLQGTIEAIGERMSGRAGHFMPTSLLPSQFQTLEPLTDAEDGVHVPVEVSPQSVADAALRELGIDPATARADAAPATSPQES
- a CDS encoding DUF418 domain-containing protein, with the protein product MPSASTAVPVPAGPVSVRRGIADRWRDLGRPPRLIGLDVARALAVVGMVAVHVGRVPELTWSRPATWGGISHGHSALLFAFVAGISVALSTGRRDVPAGDRLRTARLALVGRALVVLAIGLVLELLGSPASVILPVYGVLFVALTPVLGWTPRRLAVAAVTVALVGPALVTGATTLALGGAGGPGISLLVVGVYQATTWWPLLLAGMALGRCELGSPRFAAGLLVGGVLLAVLGHGLGAAVGTGAVSAGEDLPASESFAMDAQGRVVGEDGDAQEESPGALPSYRERLLEDTDLGTLTAAALSSAPHSGGTLEIVGGGGVAAAVVGACLLLGRPLRPVLVPLAAVGSMPLTCYAVHVVSLAVLIAPGGLRMPLLADDGRPTGHGTFLWSVAVALVGCTAWALTLGRGPLERLTARGARALAR
- a CDS encoding pyruvate dehydrogenase, with protein sequence MARSSTVADQLVAQVVAAGAKHIYGIVGDSLNPVVDAVRRARAAGEDIQWVHVRHEEAAAFAAAAEAEITGDLAVCAGSCGPGNLHLINGLYDANRSRVPVLAIASHIPSAQIGTQYFQETHPDRLFVECSVFSEMISSAAQAPRVIRSAIHHAYGAPGVAVLTLPGDVADLEAPPAGTDTLARPRKPRVVPAEADVAALAAAIDGAKKVTILAGAGVRGAHDDVLALADKIAAPVGHSLRGKEHIQYDNPFDVGMTGLLGYGALQASMDEADLLILLGTDFPYDQFLPSDVRTVQVDIEPTRLGRRTRNDLAVVGDVGETVRALLPLVERKKSRRFLDQMVKKHEKAMGGVVGAYTKDVEHHRPIHPEYAAVVLDEEAADDAVFTVDTGMGNVWAARYLTPNGRRRVIGSFLHGSMANAVPHAIGAALAARDSGAEQKHVVAIAGDGGLSMLLGELITLVHYDLPVKVILFDNATLGMVRLEMLVDGLPSYGTDSPAIDYAALGTALGIPSVRVEDPTQIRAALRQAFAHDGPALVDLVTDPRALSIPPKITRQQVSGFTAAMSKEILGGGMGEVMAMARSNLRNVPRP
- a CDS encoding YtxH domain-containing protein, with the protein product MKGKLAFVLGAGVGYVLGTRAGRAQFEKIKGWASDAWHDPRVQSTVDDLESKATGFAKDQGAALKDKAVDAVKSAVSRTSDDDATGTTGATRTTPPAGTTPTTPVTPPGA
- a CDS encoding GntP family permease, which translates into the protein MLSLPSAAPLLLAAAAEDAAPAVSDTRLIVAAVVGIAVIVALIVWVKLHPFLALMLGAGVLAVAAGLPYVDAFTSFTKGLGETVAGVGILIALGAIIGKMLIDSGGADQIVDSILARTPVQRLPWAMAFAAFIIGIPLFFEVGVVLLIPVVMLVARRSKVSMIVVGIPALAGLSALHGLVPPHPGPLIAIDALGADLGLTLGLGLLVAIPTVAVAGPLLAKPMARWVPLDPPTEILGGSERADDARRPSFATALTVVLLPVVLMLARTLAETVGFEDSGFGQVLDFVGTPLVALLITALVSLVLLGTRQGRDRSMVSKLVDSSFAPIASILLIVGAGGGFKQTLVDSGVGDVIAKGLANAPISPLLAAWLVAVLIRVATGSATVATVTAAGIVAPLAEGLSPTHVALMVLAIGAGSVFLSHVNDAGFWLVKEYFKMTVGQTFKTWSLMECVLSVTALVVVLLLSLVI
- a CDS encoding FAD-dependent oxidoreductase, whose protein sequence is MVARTSLWWDRREPASHPHHRAPGEVPHPGDEPADVVVVGAGLTGLTTALLLTRAGCRVLVLEARAVGAGTTGRSTAKVSLLQGDRLASLAERHEDRVVAAYAEGSAEGMDWLLRYLDDHGVPYQRREALTFATTAEGRARVEAELEAARRAGVPVGWRRRTDLPLPVTGAIGLADQAQVDPLDVLGALAADVVGRGGRIAEGVRVLGMHHGAELGGLSRRTVLRTTAGDVAADAVVLATGTPILDRGGAFARLHALRSYLCAFRVPEPPPTSMALSVDADTRSVRSVPALAGAGLVRGPAVPGGSATPVGAAVPDLLLVGGAGHPVGRRPKTGESVRALVDWTRAHVPGAELTHVWSAQDYATTDGLPLVGRLLPLDPRLYVATGYAKWGMTTAVAAALVLAADILNDRAPRWAESWRPWGRHELTGLGDAARLNASVARWLAGGWTAPRAGAGTRAAPPEGQGGVERAGVRPEAVCTVGGVTRRVSGVCTHLGGVVTWNEVERSWDCPLHGSRFAPDGAPLEGPATTPLEPLGRARTGSVAGPGGPGTG